Proteins from a genomic interval of Trichocoleus sp.:
- a CDS encoding protochlorophyllide reductase, with translation MAQNHKSTVVITGASSGVGLYAAKSLAQRGWHVVMACRNLEKAEQAAQSVGMTPDSYTLMHIDLGSLESVRQFVTTFRESGKSLDALVGNAAIYMPLIKEPLRSPEGYELTVATNHLGHFLLCNLMLEDLKRSSAADKRLVILGTVTHNPDELGGKIPPRPDLGNLEGLAAGFKAPISMIDGKKFEPVKAYKDSKVCNVLTMRELHRRYHDETGITFSSLYPGCVADTPLFRNHYPLFQKIFPWFQKNITGGYVSQELAGDRVADVVAAPEYKQSGAYWSWGNRQKKDGKSFVRKVSPEARDDAKGERMWVLSEKLVGLASPNEPVRV, from the coding sequence ATGGCACAAAATCACAAGTCTACAGTTGTCATTACGGGTGCTTCGTCAGGGGTTGGCTTATATGCAGCGAAGTCTCTGGCTCAACGGGGCTGGCACGTTGTTATGGCTTGCCGCAACCTGGAGAAAGCAGAACAAGCGGCTCAGTCCGTGGGCATGACCCCCGACAGCTACACCCTGATGCACATTGATTTGGGTTCGCTGGAGTCTGTGCGACAGTTCGTGACAACATTTCGGGAGAGCGGCAAATCCCTGGATGCTTTGGTCGGCAATGCCGCAATTTATATGCCTTTAATAAAAGAACCATTGCGTAGCCCAGAAGGATATGAACTCACTGTTGCAACCAACCATTTAGGACATTTTTTGCTGTGCAATCTGATGCTGGAGGATCTCAAGCGTTCTTCTGCCGCAGATAAGCGATTGGTTATTTTGGGCACCGTGACCCACAACCCAGATGAGCTTGGTGGCAAAATTCCGCCCCGTCCTGACTTAGGCAATCTAGAAGGGCTGGCAGCCGGGTTTAAAGCACCAATCTCGATGATCGACGGCAAAAAGTTTGAGCCAGTCAAGGCTTATAAGGACAGTAAGGTCTGCAACGTGCTGACCATGCGGGAGCTTCATCGTCGCTATCACGATGAGACTGGAATCACCTTCAGTTCCCTCTATCCCGGATGTGTGGCTGATACGCCCCTGTTCCGCAACCACTATCCGCTGTTCCAAAAAATCTTCCCCTGGTTCCAAAAGAACATTACAGGCGGCTATGTCTCCCAGGAATTGGCAGGCGATCGGGTGGCAGATGTGGTGGCTGCACCTGAATACAAGCAGTCTGGCGCATATTGGAGCTGGGGCAACCGCCAGAAGAAGGACGGTAAGTCTTTTGTCAGAAAGGTTTCTCCTGAAGCTCGTGATGATGCAAAAGGAGAACGGATGTGGGTGCTCAGTGAAAAGCTGGTTGGTCTAGCATCACCAAATGAGCCAGTGCGCGTTTAA
- a CDS encoding 2'-5' RNA ligase family protein — MKVSFWLIPAEEDREVLQEMIDHLAETHDAPFFAPHLTLYSGEYADDADLSDVIRSSAQGIRAVTLAIDGLQHTEEYQKSLFIQFRSSKILAQIATALQRQASKRSKFTLDFHLSLLYGSLSEAQKQDIITKLDLTKQQIVFNEIWAIAISDQVETTEDVESWKVLCSVKMR, encoded by the coding sequence ATGAAGGTTTCATTCTGGTTAATTCCCGCTGAAGAGGATAGAGAGGTTTTGCAGGAGATGATCGATCATCTGGCTGAAACCCACGATGCTCCGTTCTTCGCTCCGCACTTGACGCTCTACTCTGGAGAATATGCCGACGATGCCGATTTGAGCGATGTGATTAGAAGCTCAGCGCAAGGAATTCGGGCAGTGACATTGGCAATCGACGGGCTGCAGCATACTGAAGAGTATCAGAAATCACTCTTTATTCAATTCCGCTCTAGCAAAATCCTGGCTCAGATTGCAACTGCGCTTCAGCGTCAAGCCAGCAAACGATCGAAGTTTACGCTTGATTTCCATCTCAGTCTGCTCTATGGCTCTCTGAGTGAAGCTCAAAAGCAGGATATCATCACCAAGCTAGATCTCACGAAGCAACAGATTGTCTTTAATGAAATCTGGGCGATCGCCATTTCTGATCAGGTTGAAACGACTGAAGATGTCGAAAGCTGGAAAGTCTTATGTTCTGTAAAAATGCGTTAA
- a CDS encoding GTP-binding protein has protein sequence MQGRTSLTLITGPLGSGKTTLLRHILATANRKIAILMNEFGEIAIDTRILQGKNVQMAELGGGCVCCSLLGEFEAAVNEIIETVNPEIIVVETTGLAEPDALVFDIQESVPQVRLDGVITVIDADSLVRYPQIGHTTRIQIEAADTILLNKIDLVVETDLATIEPKLYNLNDTATIIPIIRGQIDPDLIFGIGRTETKPQPLHHVHQLEFDSFSYSSPLLFDRTLFESFADSLSPIIYRAKGFVRFPEGTYLFNYVTGRWELESFMQDITELVFIGKQVIEHQPEIIDRLEACRLKILSES, from the coding sequence ATGCAAGGACGCACATCCCTAACCCTAATTACAGGACCGCTTGGCAGTGGTAAAACGACGCTGCTCCGGCACATCCTGGCAACTGCTAATCGAAAAATTGCCATTTTGATGAACGAATTCGGTGAGATTGCGATCGATACCCGGATTCTGCAAGGCAAGAATGTTCAGATGGCAGAATTAGGGGGAGGGTGCGTCTGCTGTTCCCTATTAGGCGAATTTGAAGCCGCCGTCAATGAAATTATTGAGACGGTCAATCCAGAAATTATCGTTGTCGAAACCACTGGATTAGCCGAACCCGACGCTCTGGTGTTTGATATTCAGGAAAGCGTGCCTCAGGTACGATTGGATGGCGTCATTACCGTTATTGATGCCGATTCGCTGGTACGTTATCCCCAAATCGGTCACACGACGCGCATCCAAATTGAAGCCGCAGATACCATTTTGCTTAACAAAATCGATCTGGTTGTCGAGACAGACTTAGCCACGATCGAACCCAAACTGTACAACCTCAACGACACCGCCACTATCATCCCCATCATCCGGGGTCAAATCGATCCCGACCTAATCTTCGGCATCGGACGCACCGAAACCAAGCCTCAGCCCCTTCATCACGTTCACCAACTCGAATTTGACTCCTTCAGTTACAGTTCTCCCCTCTTGTTCGATCGCACCCTGTTTGAGTCATTTGCCGATTCGCTCAGCCCGATCATCTATCGCGCCAAAGGCTTTGTCCGCTTCCCCGAAGGAACCTACCTCTTCAACTACGTCACCGGACGCTGGGAACTCGAATCCTTCATGCAAGACATTACCGAACTCGTCTTCATTGGTAAGCAAGTGATAGAACATCAGCCAGAAATTATCGATCGACTAGAAGCCTGTCGGCTCAAAATTCTTTCTGAATCCTAA
- a CDS encoding archease: MPYEFLEDIAIADIAFHARGNNLPELFQAAGDAVMNTMIENLEAIEPRETRTFNLENDALDMLLFNFLEEFVYYKDSQQLLLRTQTINIEEKSGNFYLNATVQGEVLDSDRHHQGVDVKAVTLHRFKLEQTENGWTALVILDI, translated from the coding sequence ATGCCCTACGAATTCCTCGAAGATATTGCCATTGCTGACATCGCCTTCCATGCCCGGGGAAACAACTTACCCGAACTCTTTCAGGCAGCCGGAGATGCCGTAATGAACACCATGATCGAGAATTTGGAGGCGATCGAACCGAGGGAAACGCGCACTTTCAACCTGGAAAATGATGCCCTCGATATGCTGCTGTTCAACTTTCTAGAAGAGTTTGTTTATTACAAAGACAGCCAGCAACTATTACTGAGAACTCAGACAATCAATATTGAAGAAAAATCAGGTAACTTCTACTTAAATGCCACTGTACAGGGCGAAGTATTGGATAGCGATCGACACCATCAGGGAGTCGATGTGAAGGCTGTCACACTGCACCGTTTTAAGCTGGAACAAACTGAGAACGGCTGGACAGCGCTGGTGATTCTCGATATTTAA
- a CDS encoding DUF2795 domain-containing protein — MAKPNPIQVQKDLKGMDYPASKQDLIDHAKKHGADKEVESLLNEIPDQDYETPAELSKALGQIE, encoded by the coding sequence ATGGCAAAACCAAATCCGATTCAAGTGCAAAAAGATCTGAAGGGAATGGACTATCCTGCCAGCAAGCAAGACTTAATTGATCATGCAAAGAAGCATGGTGCAGACAAAGAAGTTGAGTCACTGCTTAATGAAATTCCTGATCAAGATTACGAAACCCCTGCTGAGCTAAGCAAAGCCCTGGGTCAAATCGAGTAA
- a CDS encoding CAP domain-containing protein, whose product MRRNKLHSKFYSRSLPWIASTTILLTLSSCGFVNEILQEYSLSPGQSSQPEPMPSQSPSTATMETQVIDQINQIRLQKGLSELRFNEKLTVVARRYSKEMAEKNFFSHNSPQGDTVVERVRAEGVYYIMVGENLFRGTNLPQPVSIAVSGWMNSPGHRANILRSEYRETGVGVWRIGNTYYMTQLFLRSMTL is encoded by the coding sequence ATGAGGCGCAATAAATTACATTCAAAGTTTTATTCACGATCGCTTCCCTGGATTGCGTCAACTACTATTCTCCTGACCCTTTCAAGCTGTGGTTTTGTCAACGAAATCTTACAGGAGTATTCCCTCAGTCCGGGTCAGTCAAGCCAGCCAGAACCCATGCCTTCGCAGTCTCCTTCAACCGCCACGATGGAGACACAAGTTATTGATCAAATCAATCAGATCCGCCTTCAGAAGGGTTTAAGTGAGCTTCGCTTCAATGAAAAACTGACGGTCGTTGCTCGTCGCTACAGCAAAGAAATGGCAGAGAAAAATTTCTTCAGCCACAACAGCCCACAGGGTGACACCGTGGTAGAGCGAGTGAGAGCGGAAGGAGTTTACTACATCATGGTCGGTGAAAACTTATTTAGAGGCACTAACCTTCCACAGCCAGTCTCAATTGCAGTAAGTGGTTGGATGAATAGCCCTGGTCATCGCGCAAACATCCTCCGCTCGGAATATCGAGAAACTGGGGTTGGCGTTTGGCGAATTGGCAACACTTACTATATGACGCAGCTATTTTTGCGATCGATGACGCTGTAA
- a CDS encoding pseudouridine synthase: MSDRHLIFFKPYDVLSQFTDETSTQRRTLKDFISLPDVYPIGRLDRDSEGLLLLTNNGRVQHRLIDPKFQHPRTYWVQVERIPTEAALEQLRSGVLIQNYKTRPAQVKLLPAEPELPDRDPPIRFRKSVPTAWLEITLTEGKNRQVRRMTAAIGFPTLRLVRVAIGLLGLQGLQPGEYRDLTEQELTLAFKK; encoded by the coding sequence ATGTCCGATCGCCACCTCATCTTCTTCAAGCCCTATGATGTTCTCTCACAATTTACAGATGAGACATCTACCCAGCGACGCACCCTCAAGGATTTCATCTCCTTGCCAGATGTTTATCCAATCGGTCGGCTCGATCGAGATAGCGAAGGGCTGCTTCTGCTCACTAACAATGGACGGGTTCAACATCGCCTCATTGACCCCAAGTTTCAGCATCCTCGTACCTATTGGGTTCAGGTTGAGCGCATCCCCACTGAAGCCGCTTTAGAACAGTTGCGATCGGGCGTTCTGATCCAAAACTACAAAACCCGTCCAGCCCAAGTGAAGCTGTTGCCTGCTGAGCCAGAGCTTCCAGATCGAGACCCTCCCATCCGCTTTCGTAAATCTGTGCCAACTGCTTGGCTCGAAATCACCTTAACTGAGGGCAAAAATCGTCAGGTTCGTCGAATGACCGCCGCAATCGGGTTCCCAACTTTGAGGCTGGTGCGTGTTGCGATCGGCTTACTGGGACTGCAGGGGCTACAGCCTGGAGAATATCGTGACCTGACAGAACAGGAGCTAACCCTAGCATTCAAAAAATGA
- a CDS encoding GNAT family N-acetyltransferase, with amino-acid sequence MSQLKLQIVRYNEAKTAIDPIRRAVFQEEQQVEAGLDFDGLDEAATQMLAYWEDQPVGTARIRYLSDRLAKIERVAVLAAYRGLGIGKQLMNGALDFLEKQGVPEAKINAQMQVKDFYEQLGFQQQGEPFYEAGLLHVEMRRK; translated from the coding sequence ATGAGTCAACTGAAGCTACAGATCGTTCGCTATAACGAGGCAAAAACAGCGATCGACCCAATTCGTCGGGCAGTATTTCAAGAAGAACAACAGGTTGAGGCAGGGCTCGACTTTGATGGGCTTGATGAGGCTGCAACGCAGATGTTGGCTTATTGGGAAGACCAGCCTGTCGGAACGGCTCGCATCCGGTATTTGAGCGATCGGCTTGCCAAGATTGAGCGAGTAGCAGTTTTAGCCGCTTATCGAGGGCTGGGAATTGGTAAGCAGTTGATGAATGGAGCACTCGATTTTCTGGAAAAGCAAGGTGTTCCTGAAGCCAAAATCAATGCTCAAATGCAGGTAAAAGACTTTTATGAACAACTTGGGTTTCAACAGCAGGGAGAACCGTTTTATGAGGCAGGACTGCTTCATGTTGAAATGCGAAGAAAATGA
- a CDS encoding RtcB family protein translates to MSALQSHIQKVSDTVWEIPTSYKDGMRVPARIYATESLIREMDEGVLDQITNVATLPGITKYAMCMPDGHFGYGFPIGGVAAMDVDRGGIISPGGIGFDINCGMRLVTTNLTYDEVKPHLKELVDLLYKRIPAGVGSTGFLKISRNEFRQVVEEGAGWCVQNGYGWEEDLELTEENGSFQGADASKISDRAIDRGFNQIGTLGSGNHYLEIQVAKPENIFDPELAKAFGITIPNQVVVMFHCGSRGFGHQVATDYLQTFLKVMESKYNIKILDRELACAPFNSREGQAYFSAMKCGINMSFANRQVILHRIREAFSQVFKRSAEDLEMRMVYDVSHNTAKLERHLVDGQERNLLVHRKGSTRAFGPGMPDLPERYEKTGQPVIIGGSMETGSYLLAGVPTGAETFFSTAHGSGRTMSRTKARKTWRGEALQKQMAERGIYVRSTSWSGLAEEAGGAYKNIDEVIEATELAGLCHRIVRLAPIGNIKG, encoded by the coding sequence ATGAGCGCCTTACAATCCCACATTCAAAAAGTTTCTGATACGGTTTGGGAAATTCCGACTTCCTATAAAGATGGAATGCGGGTTCCGGCTCGAATCTACGCAACGGAAAGTTTGATCCGCGAAATGGATGAAGGCGTATTAGATCAGATTACCAATGTAGCAACGCTACCGGGGATTACGAAATATGCTATGTGTATGCCCGATGGTCATTTTGGCTATGGCTTCCCGATCGGCGGTGTAGCGGCAATGGATGTCGATCGCGGCGGCATTATTTCCCCAGGCGGCATTGGCTTTGATATCAACTGCGGGATGCGTTTAGTCACAACCAACCTGACCTATGACGAGGTGAAGCCGCACCTGAAGGAACTGGTTGATCTGCTCTACAAGCGGATTCCAGCCGGAGTTGGCAGTACTGGCTTTCTAAAAATCTCGCGGAATGAGTTTCGGCAGGTGGTGGAAGAAGGCGCAGGATGGTGTGTGCAAAATGGCTATGGCTGGGAGGAAGACCTGGAGCTGACGGAGGAGAATGGCTCCTTTCAGGGGGCAGATGCTTCTAAAATTAGCGATCGGGCAATCGATCGGGGCTTTAACCAGATTGGCACTTTAGGGTCGGGCAATCATTATCTAGAGATTCAGGTTGCCAAGCCAGAAAATATTTTTGACCCAGAGCTGGCAAAAGCTTTCGGCATCACAATTCCTAATCAAGTAGTGGTCATGTTTCACTGCGGCAGTCGGGGCTTTGGGCATCAGGTCGCCACAGACTATTTGCAAACTTTCCTGAAAGTCATGGAAAGCAAATATAACATCAAGATTCTCGATCGCGAGTTGGCTTGCGCTCCGTTTAACTCACGGGAAGGACAGGCATACTTTTCGGCAATGAAGTGCGGTATCAATATGTCGTTTGCCAACCGCCAAGTCATCTTGCACCGGATTCGGGAAGCCTTTTCGCAGGTGTTTAAGCGATCGGCTGAAGATCTGGAGATGCGAATGGTCTATGACGTATCTCATAACACTGCCAAGCTAGAGCGGCATCTTGTCGATGGACAGGAGCGCAATTTGCTGGTGCATCGCAAAGGCTCGACTCGCGCATTTGGACCTGGAATGCCTGATTTGCCCGAGCGCTACGAGAAAACCGGACAGCCCGTTATTATTGGCGGCAGCATGGAAACTGGGTCTTATTTGCTGGCAGGCGTACCCACAGGTGCAGAAACCTTCTTTAGCACTGCCCACGGTAGCGGACGGACGATGAGCCGCACTAAAGCCCGTAAGACCTGGCGTGGAGAAGCTTTACAAAAGCAAATGGCGGAGCGAGGAATTTATGTCCGCAGTACCTCCTGGTCGGGTTTAGCAGAGGAGGCAGGCGGGGCATATAAAAATATTGATGAAGTGATTGAAGCGACGGAGTTGGCTGGCTTATGCCACCGAATTGTGCGCCTTGCGCCGATCGGTAATATTAAAGGATAG
- a CDS encoding serine/threonine-protein kinase, with protein MSYCLNPACPDPENLTHTELCQACGSKLLLRDRYRVLQALGQGGFGATFLAKDESLPGSPHCVIKQLRPASTSPHVMQMARVLFQREASTLGKVGNHPQVPRLLDYFEANQEFYLVQEYISGATLQQEVKRSGPFSEAGVKQFLSEVLPMLQYIHSQQVIHRDIKPANLIRRAQDKKLVLIDFGAVKDQVSSTQASASEQTALTQYAIGTPGYAPPEQMAMRPVYASDIYALGVTCVYLLTAKSPKDMDYDPATGEVMWRRHVHVSEHFAEVLEKMLEVSVRHRYQNAAEVLRALDLEPYLDSLAQSMMNQGTRSRQGPLNGNDRTDVTGSSTFLPSSSPSSPSARMAAAIRARHAKSENTRSDATRLQPGAPMRRAMAASNAPTTTPTTTQSRGTSGQPATGHPRLNADELFSAYAKGKRDFTSYDLSTLNLHKSDLSGANFHQARLLKSNLQGANLFNADFGRASLAQASLRNANLARAYLSYADLGGADLRGADLSYAYLSNANLRGANLCGADLTGAKVTDEQLATARTNWATIHPSGKRGLW; from the coding sequence ATGAGCTACTGCTTAAATCCAGCCTGTCCCGATCCCGAAAATTTAACCCATACTGAGCTATGTCAGGCTTGTGGCTCAAAGCTCCTGCTGCGCGACCGCTATCGAGTCCTTCAAGCGTTAGGTCAGGGAGGGTTTGGTGCTACCTTTCTGGCAAAAGATGAGTCGCTACCAGGCAGCCCTCATTGTGTAATCAAGCAACTTCGTCCGGCTTCGACTTCGCCTCATGTGATGCAAATGGCACGAGTTCTGTTTCAGCGTGAGGCAAGTACGCTAGGTAAAGTGGGCAATCATCCTCAGGTGCCACGTCTGCTGGACTATTTTGAGGCAAATCAAGAATTTTACTTAGTTCAGGAATACATCAGCGGCGCAACTCTGCAACAGGAAGTCAAACGATCGGGACCTTTTAGTGAAGCAGGTGTGAAGCAGTTTCTTAGCGAAGTGCTGCCAATGCTGCAATACATCCACAGCCAGCAGGTCATTCACCGCGATATTAAGCCAGCTAACTTAATCCGGCGTGCTCAAGATAAAAAGCTTGTTCTAATTGATTTTGGTGCTGTCAAAGATCAGGTTAGTTCAACTCAAGCCAGCGCCTCTGAACAAACAGCACTCACACAATATGCGATCGGGACTCCAGGCTATGCTCCACCTGAGCAAATGGCGATGCGTCCCGTCTATGCCAGCGATATCTATGCGCTAGGAGTGACTTGTGTTTACTTACTCACGGCAAAGTCCCCTAAAGATATGGACTACGATCCAGCAACAGGGGAGGTAATGTGGCGACGGCATGTGCATGTGAGTGAGCATTTCGCTGAAGTGCTGGAAAAAATGCTGGAAGTTTCAGTGCGCCACCGCTATCAGAATGCAGCCGAAGTGCTACGGGCGCTTGATTTGGAGCCTTACTTAGATAGTTTGGCGCAAAGCATGATGAACCAGGGAACGCGCAGTCGGCAGGGGCCACTGAATGGGAACGATCGAACCGATGTGACAGGTTCTTCCACGTTTTTGCCTTCTTCTTCTCCCTCTTCTCCTTCGGCAAGAATGGCAGCCGCAATTCGGGCAAGACATGCCAAATCTGAAAATACGCGCTCTGATGCCACTCGCCTTCAGCCAGGTGCTCCGATGCGCCGCGCAATGGCTGCCAGTAATGCTCCGACCACTACCCCGACCACTACCCAATCAAGAGGCACATCTGGGCAACCTGCAACCGGACATCCTCGCCTCAATGCTGATGAGCTGTTTTCCGCCTATGCCAAGGGCAAGCGAGACTTTACTTCTTATGACCTGAGTACGCTCAATTTGCATAAGAGCGACTTATCTGGCGCAAATTTTCATCAAGCTCGGCTGCTCAAGTCGAATTTACAGGGCGCAAATCTATTTAATGCTGACTTCGGGCGTGCCAGCCTTGCTCAAGCCAGCCTGCGGAATGCCAATCTTGCCAGAGCTTATCTAAGCTATGCTGACCTGGGAGGAGCTGACCTGCGAGGCGCAGATTTGAGCTATGCCTATCTCAGCAATGCAAACTTGCGAGGTGCAAACCTTTGTGGTGCAGACCTGACAGGGGCAAAAGTCACAGACGAACAGTTAGCCACCGCAAGAACCAACTGGGCAACGATTCACCCAAGCGGCAAGCGGGGTTTGTGGTAG